Proteins encoded together in one Chelonoidis abingdonii isolate Lonesome George chromosome 1, CheloAbing_2.0, whole genome shotgun sequence window:
- the E2F7 gene encoding transcription factor E2F7 — MEISCLTLKDLINPRHTRIDLAAEDGENAQKENIFDQSRMTPKTPMKNEPIDLSKQKGCTPERNPITPVKLVDRPLADPWTPTANLKMLVSAASPDMRDREKKKELFRPIENSEQNDAFPDSVQYVMVDDGTVDEFEKQRPSRKQKSLGLLCQKFLARYPSYPLSAEKSTISLDEVASSLGVERRRIYDIVNVLESLHLVSRVAKNQYCWHGRHSLSQTLKNLQEIGELQKYEEQMAYIQHKEQDLEYKFGDCKKETFLDSQDRQLLDFSEADCPSAAANSRKDKSLRIMSQKFVMLFLVSKTKIVTLDIAAKILIEESQDAADHSKFKTKVRRLYDIANVLTSLGLIKKVHVTEERGRKPAFKWIGPVEFSGNSDDPKTDVPTSAALPDLKRGACAQHQTCANGKQRFARHASFNTVQPSEGIKRKVNSEPNSPHRERQACIIGSDEYCSKMIDLAAVCRQKMEKDTKSKICATETILNSSRNPAIISPFSVLPDPGDSDFCLNPLPHPVFPVAHSDMSHLSLPNGMNGQVLQTPILAASKTENGKTALLPNQPFVYLPSASLVMLCGSPQESLSRENLPTTGEKCNRSPEGQVSPLKPQAAVFAVNCHKRSSQKCVSLPTPAASIEPAAKRKIMEQSDVPLSLVLPKKPFEPPDVEYSRGSNCASNVHLGAFHLDFGTPADEAGEEDTTKPLDSQEQEKQSQNRDFEDPSQEKEQISQENTKQPFFPQYLCVQPAAGLSGFNFLFSANQIPGAVGLSASQLPSLSVPCVVVPSTALAPFPLICSPAITNPLSSAPAGSFPNTASTNFSMPGLTSTTPVFIGTTAMVTPKTSKIPSVDPQQPVPSAVHLSPVLGRSCNTVKLESPVCTGPPVTLLKLQQPSSAPLTPKSIRPTHHEAFFKTPGSLGDPIAWKKNEGNQTRNASSVQRRLEISSSGSD; from the exons ATGGAGATAAGTTGCTTAACACTAAAAGACTTGATCAACCCAAGACACACAAGAATCGATCTGGCAGCTGAAGATGGGGAAAATGCACAAAAG GAAAACATATTTGATCAATCCAGAATGACCCCAAAGACTCCCATGAAAAACGAACCAATTGATTTATCAAAGCAAAAGGGCTGCACCCCAGAAAGAAATCCAATTACACCTGTTAAGCTTGTCGACAGACCTCTGGCAGATCCATGGACCCCCACAGCTAACCTGAAGATGCTTGTTAGTGCTGCTAGCCCTGACATGAGGGACAGGGAAAAGAAGAAAGAGCTCTTTAGACCAATTGAGAACAGTGAGCAGAATGATGCTTTTCCTGATTCTGTACAG TATGTTATGGTAGATGATGGCACAGTGGATGAATTTGAAAAGCAGAGACCCAGCAGAAAACAGAAGAGCTTAGGACTCTTATGCCAAAAGTTTCTAGCTCGCTACCCAAGTTATCCTTTGTCAGCAGAAAAATCTACCATTTCTTTGGATGAAGTGGCTTCTAGTCTTG GAGTTGAGCGTCGGCGCATCTATGACATAGTGAATGTTCTGGAATCGTTGCATCTTGTTAGCCGTGTGGCCAAGAATCAGTACTGTTGGCACGGACGACACAGCCTGAGTCAAACTCTAAAAAACCTTCAGGAAATAGGAGAGCTCCAGAAGTACGAAGAACAGATGGCTTACATCCAGCATAAAGAGCAGGACCTTGAGTATAAATTTGGAGACTGTAAAAAGGAGACCTTTCTGGATTCCCAAGACAGACAGTTACTTGACTTTTCGGAAGCAGATTGCCCCTCTG CAGCTGCAAACAGCAGAAAGGACAAGTCATTAAGGATTATGAGCCAAAAGTTTGTCATGCTGTTCCTTGTCTCCAAAACCAAGATAGTCACTCTTGACATAGCAGCAAAAATACTGATAGAAGAAAGCCAGGATGCAGCAGATCACAGCAAGTTTAAAA CAAAGGTACGAAGACTGTATGATATCGCCAACGTTCTGACCAGCTTAGGGCTCATAAAGAAAGTGCATGTCACAGAAGAAAGGGGTCGCAAACCAGCCTTCAAATGGATTGGGCCTGTGGAATTCAGTGGAAATAGTG ATGATCCGAAAACTGATGTTCCAACATCTGCTGCTTTACCAGACCTGAAAAGAGGGGCATGTGCCCAACATCAAACCTGTGCTAACGGAAAACAGAGGTTCGCACGGCATGCTTCATTTAACACTGTTCAGCCTTCTGAAGGGATCAAAAGGAAAGTCAACTCTGAACCCAACAGCCCACATAGGGAGAGGCAAG CTTGCATTATCGGTTCAGATGAATACTGCTCCAAAATGATAGATCTAGCAGCTGTGTGCAGACAGAAGATGGAAAAGGATACAAA GAGTAAAATTTGTGCCACTGAAACAATCTTAAATTCATCGAGGAACCCGGCTATAATCTCTCCTTTCTCTGTTCTTCCGGATCCTGGGGACTCTGATTTTTGCCTTAACCCCTTACCTCACCCAGTGTTTCCTGTTGCTCACTCAGACATGTCACACCTCTCTCTGCCAAATGGTATGAATGGCCAAGTTTTGCAGACTCCCATTTTGGCGGCCTCCAAAACAGAGAATGGGaaaactgctctgctccccaaCCAGCCTTTTGTTTACCTCCCCTCTGCATCTCTCGTCATGCTGTGTGGCAGTCCTCAGGAAAGTCTGTCCAGGGAGAACCTTCCAACTACAGGAGAAAAGTGCAACAGAAGCCCTGAGGGACAGGTCTCACCCCTAAAGCCACAAGCTGCTGTATTTGCTGTTAACTGTCACAAGCGTAGTTCCCAGAAGTGTGTGTCTCTCCCCACGCCTGCAGCCAGCATAGAGCCAGCTGCTAAAAGGAAGATTATGGAACAGAGTGATGTCCCCCTCTCACTGGTGCTACCCAAG AAACCTTTTGAGCCACCTGATGTAGAATATTCCCGGGGAAGCAACTGTGCCTCTAATGTGCATCTAGGAGCTTTTCATCTTGACTTTGGAACTCCTGCTGACGAGGCTGGAGAAGAGGATACAACTAAACCTTTAGATTCTCAGGAGCAGGAAAAGCAATCTCAGAACAGAGACTTTGAAGATCCCTCACAGGAAAAAGAGCAAATCTCTCAAGAAAATACCAAACAGCCCTTCTTTCCACAGTATCTCTgtgtgcagccagcagcag GATTAAGTGGTTTTAACTTCCTGTTTTCTGCAAACCAAATCCCTGGTGCTGTTGGTCTGTCTGCAAGCCAGTTACCATCTCTTAGTGTTCCCTGTGTGGTAGTGCCATCTACAGCCTTGGCACCCTTCCCTCTTATCTGTTCTCCAGCAATCACCAATCCACTTTCTTCTGCTCCTGCTGGCTCTTTTCCAAATACTGCGTCTACGAATTTCAGCATGCCTGGCCTAACATCAACAACACCTGTCTTTATTGGCACCACAGCAATGGTTACTCCAAAGACCTCCAAAATACCTTCAGTGGATCCACAGCAACCAGTACCTTCTGCTGTACATTTGAGCCCTGTGCTTGGAAGATCTTGCAACACGGTTAAACTGGAATCCCCAGTTTGTACGGGGCCCCCAGTCACCCTTCTGAAACTACAACAG CCATCATCAGCCCCACTTACTCCGAAGAGCATTCGTCCTACACATCACGAGGCATTTTTCAAAACTCCCGGCAGCCTTGGAGATCCTATTGCATGGAAGAAAAATGAAGGCAACCAGACCAGAAATGCCAGTTCTGTTCAGAGAAGACTAGAAATCTCAAGTAGTGGCAGTGACTAA